The DNA segment GGTGCATACCGTAGAGGCAAAATTGTTCGACGACACGGATATTACCCCTGAAGCGGGAATGATTCTCAAAACGCCTCACGGGAATTGTCACGTCGTTCAGGTGCAGGACGATAAGATTAAAATAAGCTACAACCATCCGCTCGCGGGGCACACGCTTCACTATAAAGTCAAAATAATAAATATAGAGAAAAATAAATCCGGTTCCTGAATCGAAAGCGAGCGGCCCGCCAGGGTTATAAAATAGTGCTTGCTAAGACGTAACCCGCTTCATATACTATAGTTTGGAGGTGCGGGACATGGAAACACTATTGAGCATCTTTGTCGGGGTGGGGCTGAGCGCGGCGTGCGGATTCAGGATTTTCGTTCCCCTTCTCGTAATGAGCATTGCGACACTTTCAGGACAACTTACGCTTGCGCCCGAGTTCGAGTGGATAGGCACTTATCCGGCCCTTGCGGCGTTCGCAATAGGCACCCTGTTCGAGATTGCGGCTTACTATATACCCATAGTGGATAATCTTCTGGACACGATCGCTATCCCTGCGGCTACTGTGGCGGGCACTATAGTTATGGCATCCGCCGTTTCGGAAATGAGCCCTTTCTTGCAGTGGGCGCTTGCGGTAATTGTAGGAGGAGGCGTGGCGGGTACTGTTCAGGGATTCACGAGCATTACGCGTATTGCGTCGACGGCGACAACGGGGGGACTCGGAAATCCCCTGGTTTCGACCGCAGAGGCCGGGGGCTCTCTGGTTATGTCGGTTCTGGCGATTGCCGTCCCGGTTCTTGCGGCTCTGCTGGTAGTTGCGATTCTCTTCTTCGCCGTAAGGAAAATCTACGTCTGGCTTTTCAAAAGAAACCGGCTTCACGCTCAGCATGAATGAGACCCGGAGCTGCCGAACCTGAATCGTTTTTCATAAGCCGGAGTCCCGTTGAATTGTCTCCAGCACTCTTTCAGCGGCGCGCTCCCCGGAGTTGACGCAGTCCGGTATTCCGATTCCTTCGTAAGCGTTGCCCGCTATCTCCAGTCCTCTGTGCTTCGCTAATTCTTCTTTTATGCGGTCGAGAAGCTCCAGATGCCCCACAAGGTATTGCGGCATGGCGTCCGGGTATCTCCTGACAATAGTAAATAAAGGCCTGGAATTTATTCCCAATATAACCCCTAACTCCCTTTCGACCATATCGATCATTTCCGAATCCGATAACAGGAGCTTTTCAGGATTGATCGCTCCTCCGACGAACGCGCGGAGAACAATGTATCCCTCGGGAGCCCGGCCTGAAAATTTCTCGCTGCTGAAAGAGCAGGCTATCAGGCCGCTCCTCTCTATCGTGGGCACCACGAATCCGAACCCGTGGGCGTAATTCGATAAATCCTCTTTCTTATAGGCCAGTATGACAACTGCGGACGAAGCGTATTCGATATCGGATAAGAGAGAGGCGCACGGCTCGTCGAACGCTTTAAGGAGCCGGGCCGCCGCGAAGGAAGGCGTGGCTAGGACTACCCCCGAGGCTTGATAGACCGTCTCTTCTGTCGAGACCTCCCAGCCGCCTTCGACGGGCCGGAGTGAATTAACCGTCTGATTTAACCTGACCGATCCGTCAGGCAGGCTCTTTCCGAGGGCGTCCACGAGAGTACGCATGCCTTCTCTGTAGGACAGAAACAGGCTGTAGCGCGCCCCGCTTTCCCTCTTAACGCCTTCCCCCCTCTTTTTGTAGCTGTGATACATCCCCTTTATAA comes from the Deltaproteobacteria bacterium genome and includes:
- the hemG gene encoding protoporphyrinogen oxidase, whose amino-acid sequence is MKKRIVVIGGGITGLSAAHRLTELSNEKNLDLDVALLEKTGVLGGVISTIERDGFLIEEGPDSFITTKPWALNLSNRLGLAGEIIETNDEKRRTFVLLDGKLAPLPEGFIMLAPTRIYPFLTTPLFSWKGKARMLMDLFIARRQQSDESLASFVRRRLGREALERVAQPMISGVYTADPEKLSLRATMPQFLEMEERYGSVIKGMYHSYKKRGEGVKRESGARYSLFLSYREGMRTLVDALGKSLPDGSVRLNQTVNSLRPVEGGWEVSTEETVYQASGVVLATPSFAAARLLKAFDEPCASLLSDIEYASSAVVILAYKKEDLSNYAHGFGFVVPTIERSGLIACSFSSEKFSGRAPEGYIVLRAFVGGAINPEKLLLSDSEMIDMVERELGVILGINSRPLFTIVRRYPDAMPQYLVGHLELLDRIKEELAKHRGLEIAGNAYEGIGIPDCVNSGERAAERVLETIQRDSGL
- a CDS encoding DUF4126 domain-containing protein — protein: METLLSIFVGVGLSAACGFRIFVPLLVMSIATLSGQLTLAPEFEWIGTYPALAAFAIGTLFEIAAYYIPIVDNLLDTIAIPAATVAGTIVMASAVSEMSPFLQWALAVIVGGGVAGTVQGFTSITRIASTATTGGLGNPLVSTAEAGGSLVMSVLAIAVPVLAALLVVAILFFAVRKIYVWLFKRNRLHAQHE